DNA from Chryseomicrobium sp. FSL W7-1435:
ACTTCCTTTCTGATAAGATCTGTGGTTAAATATAAAACAAGTACACAACATTTAGTGATTCAGCGAGCAACAGGTACCATATCTATGGTTTAATAGGGAATCCAGTGAAGAACTGGAGCTGTCCCCGCAACTGTAAGTGCGGACGACTGCCAACACAAGCCACTGCGTGAGAACGTGGGAAGGCAAGGCAGGAGGAAGATGCACAAGCCAGTAGACCTGCCTGTTCTCGCACGAGCTTCACCTTCTTCGGGGATTGAGAAGGGAACGCGAGAGGCCTCATCGGCATGCGCGTTTTTTCGTCGTTTCAAGCGGCGGTTCCCTGAAAAGGTGAGCCGTCGCTTTTTTGTGTCCAAAGGAGGAATTCTGATGTCGACGCATACACTCTTTCGTAGTGAAGAACGATTGAAACAGCAGTTTACTGCTGAACAACTAGACGAATTCTGGCGCCTCTCAAAACGCTGGAAGATTCGTCACCCAGAAGGCGCGGAGGACGCCTGGCAACATGCGATGAGTTTAGAAGCTCTTAATTTACTTGATGAGCAACATCCCTATTATACGTTTGTTGCGGCTACACTCTATGAAGAGCAGCTCTATCAACAGATCGCTGAAAAACGCTCTGTTGCCGTTGAAGATGTTCATAAAGTGTTTGGCAAAGAAGCCAACCGCCTCGCCGCAAAAGGACTTTACCAAGCACACGTGATTACAAGCTATAGCCAACAAGAACTCAGCGAAATGAGCAATTGGCTAGATCGCTCACGTAACCGCCTATTCACATACATTGGTCTTAAGACGCTCGTCGATCGGTATGTGACACGAGACTTCAACCGAGAAATCGTAGAACTGCCCCAAGAACGATGGTTGATGATTGCTATGACCCTTCATCGAAAAGAAACCCATGACCGTCTGAAAAAGGTCAAAGACGCCTATTGGGCACTTAGCAATCTTTACATGACAGTGGCTACTCCAACTCTTGCGAACGCTGGAAAACCAAATGGGCAACTCTCGAGTTGTTTCATCGATACAGTAGATGACAGTCTCCAAGGAATCTATGACAGTAACACGGACGTTGCGACGCTTTCCAAATACGGGGGTGGTATAGGTGTTTACATGGGTAAAGTCCGCAGCCGTGGATCCAGTATTCGTGGATTTAAAAATGCTTCAAGCGGTGTTGTGCCGTGGATCAAACAACTAAACAACACAGCAGTCAGTGTGGACCAGCTTGGTCAGCGTCAAGGAGCAATAGCAGTCTATCTCGATGCTTGGCACAAAGACATACTCGCATTTCTTGACCTCCGTTTGAACAATGGCGATGAAAGGCTACGTGCACATGATATATTCACGGGCATTTGTCTACCAGATCTATTCATGGAAAAAGTACAAACGCGTGAAGACTGGTTCTTATTCGACCCTCATGAAGTTCGCACGGTAATGGGGTTTGCGCTTGAAGACTGTTATGACGAGCATCCAGGACGGGGGACTTTCCGCACAAGATACCAGGCATGTGTCGACAATCCAAATCTAAGTCGAGACAGTGTTCCAGCTATAGATATCATGAAGCGCATTATGAAAAGTCAGCTGGAGACGGGGGTACCCTTCCATTTTTACCGCGATGAAGTCAATCGCCAGAACCCTAACGCACACACCGGAATGATTTACTCGAGCAACCTTTGCACGGAAATTATGCAGAACATGTCGGCCACTACGTTTGAATCTACTGCTATCGAAGATGACATGATCATTACAAAGCGTCGACCAGGAGATTTTGTTGTATGCAATCTGTCTTCCATTCACTTAGCCCGGGCAGTCGAAGACGATATTCTTGAGAAGTTGATACCTATACAAGTACGCATGCTTGATAACGTTATCGAATTAAACGACCTTCCGATTCCACAGGCAAAACGCACAAATCTTCGCTATAGAGGGATAGGACTTGGCACATTCGGGTGGCATCATCTGCTTGCGAAGAAAGGAATACGCTGGGAATCCAAAGAAGCGGTAGAGTTTGCAGATGAACTTTACGAAGATATTGCGTTCCTGACGATTCAAGCATCTGCAGATTTGGCAAGGGAACGAGGGAGTTATCCATTATTTACGGGTTCTGACTGGCAGACGGGTGCTTACTTCACAAATCGCGGGTACACGTCAGCACGCTGGAAGCAATTGAAGACGCAAGTCAACGAAACCGGGATGCGCAATGGCTACCTCATGGCAGTGGCACCCAATTCATCTACAGCTATCATTGCGGGGACTACAGCTAGTATTGATCCTATCTTCCAAAAGAGTTATTCAGAGGAGAAGAAGGACTACAAGATTCCAGTAATTGCGCCGGAATTGAATGAAAACACGACGTGGTACTACAAATCAGCCTATTATATTGATCAGCAATGGACCATTCGCCAAAATGCAGCTCGTCAAAAACATATTGACCAAAGTATATCTCTAAACTTTTATGTGCAAAATACGATTCAAGCGAAAGAGCTACTGGAATTGCATCTGGAAGCCTGGAAGCAGAAGATGAAATCGACCTATTACGTGCGCTCTACATCAATTGAGTTGATTGATTGCGATTCATGCTCAAGTTAAGGAGGAGAAAGAGATGGAACTAAAGCACCGTGCACTTCTAGACGAACAAGCTCCGAATCGTTCAACGGGAATCGTAAATGGAGAATCCTCTAATATTCTTAACTGGGATGACGTTCGTTTTCGCTGGGCCTATCCCAAGTATAAAAAGATGCTAGGAAATTTCTGGACGCCTTTCGAAATCAATATGAGCCAGGACATCCGACAATTTCCCGAGCTCTCTGCAGATGAGCGGGAATCATTTTTGAAAATTATTGGATTGCTTGCTTTACTAGACAGCGTGCAGACGGACTTTGCGGGGAAAGTAGCGGATTATCTGACAGACTCCAGTTTGTCGGCATTGATGATCATCTTGGCACAACAAGAGGTTATCCATAATCATTCGTATTCCTACGTCCTCTCAAGTCTTGTCAGTGAGTCCGAGCAAAAGCGGGTATTTGATTATTGGAGGACGGAAGAAAGCCTGAAGGAGCGGAATCGCTTTGTTGTGGAAGGCTATCAATCCTTTGCAGAAAATCCGACAGTGGAAGGGCTGCTGGATGCTGTGATTTACGACGTGATTTTAGAAGGGCTATTCTTTTATTCGGGATTTGCCTATTTCTATCATTTAGCGCGTCATCAAAAAATGGTTGCCACCAGCACGATGATCAATTACATTAACCGTGATGAACAACTTCATGTCGATTTGTTCGTGAAAATCTATCAAACCTTATTGGAAGAACATCCGCATCTCGATACACCTGAACAAAGAGCTAAAGTCACCACTACATTTAAACAAGCTGCTGAGCTAGAAATCGACTGGGCCTACGAAGTCATTGGCAGAAAGATTGATGGTTTAGAAGTGGACGATGTGGAAGAATACATTCGTTTCATGGCGAATGTGCGGTGCAATCAATTAGGAGCCGAAAAGCCTTACCCAGAAGTGTGTCAAAATCCCATACGTTGGATTAAAGCGTATGAAGAGGTGGATCAAGGAAAAACCGATTTCTTTGAACAAAAATCACGTCAATATGTAAAGGTAAATGTCGTAGACAACGGCTTTGATGACCTTTAAAAAAATCCCAACTCCGTAAATGGAGTTGGGATTAGTTTATTATTGAACGTCTCGTGTATCCTCTATAACAAATGTGTTGATCATTGCATCGATACGAGCTCCAAGACCTTCAGCCTGTGCTGAAGGGTAGCGGGCTGTTACGATAAATACCGTGTCTTCCATTGGGTTTAACGTGATGTAAACATGGAGGTCTTCCGCATCAGAAGAACCTTTTAAATAGAGTCCATCAATAGGATCTGTCACATCTTGTGGCCCATTAATAGAAAAATCTTGTCGAAATTGCTCGGCACGGGTACGGGCGACTTGTTCTGGTAATTGGTCCGGAATACTTTCAATGGTTAGTGTGACAAGCGAGCTGTCTTTTGCAGTAATTGTTTGAGATAGGCCATCTTCAAATTCAAAGCTTGATTCATCCATGTAAATCACATACGTGTTCCCTTCATCCGAATACCGAGTAAGCTCTATCTCCTCTT
Protein-coding regions in this window:
- a CDS encoding ribonucleoside-diphosphate reductase subunit alpha; the protein is MSTHTLFRSEERLKQQFTAEQLDEFWRLSKRWKIRHPEGAEDAWQHAMSLEALNLLDEQHPYYTFVAATLYEEQLYQQIAEKRSVAVEDVHKVFGKEANRLAAKGLYQAHVITSYSQQELSEMSNWLDRSRNRLFTYIGLKTLVDRYVTRDFNREIVELPQERWLMIAMTLHRKETHDRLKKVKDAYWALSNLYMTVATPTLANAGKPNGQLSSCFIDTVDDSLQGIYDSNTDVATLSKYGGGIGVYMGKVRSRGSSIRGFKNASSGVVPWIKQLNNTAVSVDQLGQRQGAIAVYLDAWHKDILAFLDLRLNNGDERLRAHDIFTGICLPDLFMEKVQTREDWFLFDPHEVRTVMGFALEDCYDEHPGRGTFRTRYQACVDNPNLSRDSVPAIDIMKRIMKSQLETGVPFHFYRDEVNRQNPNAHTGMIYSSNLCTEIMQNMSATTFESTAIEDDMIITKRRPGDFVVCNLSSIHLARAVEDDILEKLIPIQVRMLDNVIELNDLPIPQAKRTNLRYRGIGLGTFGWHHLLAKKGIRWESKEAVEFADELYEDIAFLTIQASADLARERGSYPLFTGSDWQTGAYFTNRGYTSARWKQLKTQVNETGMRNGYLMAVAPNSSTAIIAGTTASIDPIFQKSYSEEKKDYKIPVIAPELNENTTWYYKSAYYIDQQWTIRQNAARQKHIDQSISLNFYVQNTIQAKELLELHLEAWKQKMKSTYYVRSTSIELIDCDSCSS
- a CDS encoding ribonucleotide-diphosphate reductase subunit beta: MELKHRALLDEQAPNRSTGIVNGESSNILNWDDVRFRWAYPKYKKMLGNFWTPFEINMSQDIRQFPELSADERESFLKIIGLLALLDSVQTDFAGKVADYLTDSSLSALMIILAQQEVIHNHSYSYVLSSLVSESEQKRVFDYWRTEESLKERNRFVVEGYQSFAENPTVEGLLDAVIYDVILEGLFFYSGFAYFYHLARHQKMVATSTMINYINRDEQLHVDLFVKIYQTLLEEHPHLDTPEQRAKVTTTFKQAAELEIDWAYEVIGRKIDGLEVDDVEEYIRFMANVRCNQLGAEKPYPEVCQNPIRWIKAYEEVDQGKTDFFEQKSRQYVKVNVVDNGFDDL